A portion of the Jaculus jaculus isolate mJacJac1 chromosome 5, mJacJac1.mat.Y.cur, whole genome shotgun sequence genome contains these proteins:
- the Gjb3 gene encoding gap junction beta-3 protein: MDWKTLQALLSGVNKYSTAFGRIWLSVVFVFRVLVYVVAAERVWGDEQKDFDCNTRQPGCTNVCYDDFFPISNIRLWALQLIFVTCPSLLVILHVAYREERERRHRQKHGDQCAKLYSNTGKKHGGLWWTYLFSLVFKLVIELVFLYVLHRLWHGFSMPRLVQCASVVPCPNTVDCYIARPTEKKVFTYFMVGASAVCIVLTICEIFYLISHRVLRGLRKVRPAKERVSPNSSSRASTCRCHHKLLETEELAADPGDVTLKASAPNLTPI, encoded by the coding sequence ATGGACTGGAAGACGCTCCAGGCCCTGCTGAGCGGCGTGAACAAGTACTCCACGGCCTTCGGGCGCATCTGGCTGTCGGTGGTGTTCGTCTTCCGGGTGCTGGTGTACGTGGTGGCGGCGGAGCGCGTGTGGGGTGACGAGCAGAAGGACTTCGACTGCAACACCCGGCAGCCGGGCTGCACCAACGTCTGCTACGACGACTTCTTCCCCATCTCCAACATCCGCCTCTGGGCGCTGCAGCTCATCTTTGTCACCTGTCCCTCCCTGCTGGTCATCCTGCACGTGGCCTACCGGGAGGAGCGCGAGCGGCGCCACCGCCAGAAGCACGGCGACCAGTGCGCCAAGCTCTACAGCAACACGGGCAAAAAGCACGGGGGGCTGTGGTGGACCTACCTGTTCAGCCTCGTCTTCAAGCTCGTCATCGAGCTGGTTTTCCTGTACGTGCTGCACAGGCTGTGGCACGGCTTCAGCATGCCCCGCCTGGTGCAGTGTGCCAGCGTGGTGCCCTGCCCCAACACCGTGGACTGCTACATCGCCCGGCCCACCGAGAAGAAGGTCTTCACGTACTTCATGGTGGGCGCCTCGGCTGTCTGCATCGTGCTCACCATCTGCGAGATCTTCTACCTCATCTCCCACAGGGTCCTGCGGGGCCTGCGCAAGGTCAGGCCTGCGAAAGAACGCGTCTCCCCGAATTCCTCCAGCCGGGCCTCCACTTGCCGCTGCCACCACAAGCTGCTGGAGACCGAGGAGCTGGCTGCCGACCCAGGCGATGTCACGCTGAAGGCTTCGGCACCCAACCTCACTCCCATCTGA